A window of Mucilaginibacter paludis DSM 18603 contains these coding sequences:
- a CDS encoding DUF4159 domain-containing protein produces the protein MKLITILPLCCLLLFGSFSEPTYKMAKVKYSGGGDWYGDRTALPNLIKFCNDNLKTNFQQQDEVVELASGELFNYPFVFLTGHGNVIFSDLEVKNLRKYLTGGGFLHIDDNYGLDKYIRIQMKRVFPELNFVELPVNHPIYHQKFDFPNGLPKIHEHDGKRAQGFGLIYQGRLVCFYTYECDLGNGWEDYGTYANDTQESRLKALKMGANLIQYVLTQ, from the coding sequence ATGAAGTTAATAACCATTTTACCGCTTTGCTGCCTGCTGCTGTTCGGCAGTTTTAGCGAGCCTACCTACAAAATGGCGAAGGTGAAATATAGTGGCGGTGGCGATTGGTACGGTGACCGCACAGCCTTACCCAACCTGATTAAATTTTGTAATGATAATTTAAAAACCAACTTTCAGCAGCAAGACGAGGTGGTTGAGTTGGCAAGCGGCGAACTGTTCAACTACCCATTTGTTTTTTTAACCGGGCATGGTAACGTGATCTTCTCTGACCTGGAAGTAAAAAACCTGCGCAAGTATTTAACTGGCGGTGGCTTTTTGCATATTGATGATAATTACGGCCTTGATAAATACATCCGCATTCAGATGAAGCGGGTTTTTCCGGAACTTAATTTTGTTGAGCTGCCTGTCAATCATCCTATCTATCATCAAAAGTTTGATTTCCCTAATGGACTGCCCAAAATTCATGAGCACGATGGCAAGCGGGCACAGGGATTTGGCCTGATATACCAGGGTAGGTTGGTTTGTTTTTACACTTATGAGTGCGATTTAGGCAATGGTTGGGAGGATTATGGTACTTATGCTAACGACACCCAGGAGAGCAGGCTGAAGGCGCTAAAAATGGGCGCCAATTTAATCCAGTACGTTTTAACACAATAG
- a CDS encoding complex I subunit 4 family protein, with protein MMVIILLLLPLLGALAALLFKNGAAKTVALLFALAELGVAVFLLSQFIPDASTQFAVDYAWIESFGIHFKAGIDGISMVMVLLTTILVPLIILTTFKHEYKNQPVMYSLILFMQAGLLLVFTALDGFLFYVGWEAALLPIYFICALWGGADRVRITLKFFIYTFAGSLFMLLGIIYLYLQTPGKTFALDAFYNLNLDASQQSVMFWAFFLAFAIKMPLFPFHTWQPDTYTEAPSAGTMMLSGIMLKMGIYGVIRWLIPISPLGFDRWVCTVIVLAVIGIVYASLIAFNQKDGKRLIAYSSIGHVGLIAAGIFAWNVQGVQGAMIQMLNHGINVVGLFFIMDIISRRLNTRDITQMGGIAKVAPQFAIAFLIIVLGTVALPLTNGFIGEFLLLNGIFQYNIWLSAVAGLTIIFGAVYMLRMYKKVMQGETNTLTATFTDITGSEKVVLGIICLLIIVIGVYPQVILHISEASVTNLIDQVNQKKLISVK; from the coding sequence ATGATGGTTATTATTCTACTTCTTTTACCATTACTGGGTGCGCTGGCAGCACTGTTGTTTAAAAACGGAGCGGCCAAAACGGTGGCACTGCTATTTGCCCTTGCAGAATTAGGCGTCGCTGTCTTCCTGCTTTCTCAGTTTATACCCGATGCCAGTACACAGTTTGCGGTTGATTATGCGTGGATAGAAAGTTTCGGTATCCATTTTAAGGCGGGTATCGATGGCATCAGCATGGTGATGGTTTTATTAACTACCATCCTGGTTCCGCTAATTATCCTGACTACCTTCAAGCACGAGTACAAAAACCAGCCGGTAATGTATTCGCTCATTTTGTTTATGCAGGCCGGGCTATTACTTGTGTTTACAGCGTTAGATGGCTTTTTATTTTATGTAGGATGGGAAGCCGCTTTATTGCCTATCTACTTCATCTGCGCCTTATGGGGCGGAGCAGATAGGGTGCGCATCACTTTAAAATTCTTTATTTACACATTTGCCGGTTCATTGTTTATGCTGCTGGGTATCATTTACCTGTACCTGCAAACACCCGGTAAAACATTTGCGCTTGATGCCTTTTATAATCTAAATTTAGATGCCTCACAGCAGTCGGTAATGTTTTGGGCCTTCTTTTTAGCTTTTGCTATCAAGATGCCTTTATTCCCGTTCCATACCTGGCAACCCGATACCTATACCGAAGCCCCTTCAGCGGGAACCATGATGTTATCCGGTATTATGCTGAAGATGGGTATCTACGGTGTTATCCGCTGGTTAATTCCTATATCGCCGCTGGGTTTCGACAGATGGGTTTGTACCGTCATTGTGCTGGCCGTTATCGGTATAGTTTATGCCTCGCTTATCGCCTTTAATCAAAAAGATGGCAAACGCTTAATAGCTTATTCATCTATCGGGCACGTTGGCTTAATTGCCGCCGGTATTTTTGCCTGGAATGTGCAGGGTGTGCAAGGTGCCATGATCCAGATGCTTAACCACGGTATTAACGTGGTGGGCTTATTCTTTATCATGGATATCATCAGTCGCCGTTTAAATACCCGTGATATTACACAAATGGGCGGTATTGCTAAAGTTGCCCCGCAATTTGCCATAGCCTTTTTAATTATCGTACTGGGTACTGTAGCCTTACCTTTAACCAACGGCTTTATCGGTGAGTTTTTACTGCTAAACGGCATTTTTCAATATAATATCTGGCTTTCGGCAGTGGCAGGCTTAACTATCATCTTTGGTGCCGTATACATGCTCAGGATGTACAAAAAGGTAATGCAGGGCGAAACCAACACCCTTACAGCCACATTTACAGATATTACAGGTTCCGAAAAAGTAGTGTTGGGCATTATCTGCCTGCTCATTATTGTTATCGGTGTTTATCCGCAGGTTATCCTGCATATCTCTGAAGCGAGCGTTACCAATCTAATTGATCAAGTGAACCAAAAAAAATTAATCTCAGTTAAGTAA
- a CDS encoding hemolysin family protein: MAPPDLDISVFHIFLTIFLVLLNGFFVAAEFAIVKVRGSQIEIQVKSGGRMAKVARSITHNLDGFLAATQLGITIASLGLGWAGEEVVTTMMLNLFHFFGVVITSSFIINTSHVVAFSLITFLHIVFGELAPKSFAIQRPVGVTMAISVPLSIFYTVFKPVIWVLNNVANLVLRMFGINAVHGNEAHHSSEELQYLLDQGKESGAIDSNEHELIKNVFDFNERVVKNIMVPRTKISGVEMNCSQKELLDEIISEGYSRMPVYDETIDKIIGIVHAKDILPLIVGHVDFNLKDIIRKPYFIPETKKINNLMAELQQKRIQIAIVLDEFGGTAGMVTLEDIVEELVGEIQDEYDEEKPIVEKLSDREFVVNALASIYDVNGFLPHDLPEDGDFDTVSGWLGDVFGKIPEVGEQKEANGYNITVLRKSDQNIESVKLELLIDEEDTVDLH; encoded by the coding sequence ATGGCGCCACCCGATTTAGATATAAGTGTTTTCCATATATTTCTGACCATTTTTTTGGTTTTGCTCAACGGATTTTTTGTTGCGGCGGAATTTGCTATAGTAAAAGTAAGGGGGTCGCAAATTGAAATACAGGTTAAATCGGGCGGCCGCATGGCTAAAGTTGCCCGCAGCATTACCCATAACCTTGACGGCTTTTTGGCCGCTACGCAATTAGGCATTACCATTGCTTCGCTTGGGCTGGGCTGGGCCGGCGAAGAGGTAGTAACCACCATGATGTTGAACTTGTTTCACTTTTTTGGTGTGGTTATTACCTCATCTTTTATCATCAATACCAGCCACGTTGTAGCCTTTAGCTTAATTACATTTTTGCACATCGTTTTTGGCGAATTGGCTCCCAAATCGTTCGCTATACAGCGCCCTGTAGGCGTTACCATGGCCATTTCGGTTCCGCTCAGTATTTTTTATACCGTTTTTAAGCCGGTGATCTGGGTGCTCAACAATGTGGCTAACCTGGTACTCCGGATGTTTGGTATCAACGCGGTGCACGGCAACGAGGCCCACCACAGTTCGGAAGAATTGCAGTATCTGCTGGATCAGGGTAAGGAAAGCGGGGCCATCGATTCAAACGAGCACGAACTGATTAAAAACGTGTTTGATTTTAACGAGCGTGTGGTGAAAAACATCATGGTACCCCGAACTAAAATTTCGGGCGTGGAGATGAACTGCAGCCAGAAGGAACTGCTTGACGAAATTATAAGCGAAGGTTATTCGCGGATGCCTGTTTACGATGAAACCATCGATAAGATCATCGGGATAGTACATGCCAAGGATATTTTGCCGTTGATAGTAGGCCATGTTGATTTTAACCTGAAGGACATCATCCGTAAACCCTATTTTATCCCCGAAACTAAAAAGATCAATAACCTGATGGCCGAGCTGCAGCAAAAGCGGATCCAGATAGCGATTGTGCTTGATGAATTTGGCGGTACCGCGGGTATGGTTACCCTGGAGGATATTGTTGAGGAACTGGTGGGCGAGATACAGGATGAGTACGACGAGGAGAAGCCGATAGTTGAAAAACTAAGCGATCGTGAATTTGTGGTGAATGCGCTGGCTTCGATATACGATGTAAACGGATTTTTACCGCACGACCTGCCCGAAGATGGCGATTTTGATACCGTATCCGGCTGGTTGGGCGATGTGTTTGGCAAAATACCCGAAGTTGGCGAGCAGAAGGAAGCCAACGGTTACAATATTACTGTGTTGAGAAAATCCGACCAAAATATCGAATCTGTAAAGCTGGAATTACTGATTGACGAAGAAGATACGGTAGATCTGCATTAA
- a CDS encoding NADH-quinone oxidoreductase subunit N has product MNTLIIISVLPIVILYLGLYNAKKALLPVTIVGLLAALGCAIAEWGANVGPIFHGMMLFDNYAIAFSAITILSTILILMLSKDYFERISEHVAEYYAVILFSLAGIIVMLSYHNLTMLFIGIEIMSVSLYILAGIKKKDFASNEAALKYFLMGAFSTGFLLFGITLIYGATGSFDLETIRNWIIEHPRGADPLLFTGILLIIVGLCFKVGAAPFHFWTPDVYEGSPTLITAFMSTVVKTAGFAAFLRLFATCFNPVSDLWMPTLLVITILTLFIGNITALYQQSFKRMLAFSSISHAGYMLFAIVALGANSSNAVFVYATAYSIASIIAFGVLILVQQQAGSDNFTSFDGLAKKNPFLAFVLTIAMLSLAGIPLTAGFIGKFFMFSSALSQFQIALVVIAVINAIISIYYYFRVIVAMYFHSAERTELAVPGYFTFVLAVSALVTILIGIYPVLLTNLI; this is encoded by the coding sequence ATGAATACCTTAATAATCATTTCTGTTTTACCAATTGTTATTCTGTACCTTGGTTTATATAACGCTAAAAAAGCTTTATTGCCGGTTACTATTGTTGGGTTATTGGCGGCGCTTGGTTGCGCCATTGCCGAATGGGGCGCCAACGTGGGTCCTATTTTTCATGGCATGATGCTGTTTGATAACTATGCTATCGCCTTTTCAGCCATCACCATCTTATCAACCATATTGATACTGATGCTTTCAAAAGATTATTTTGAGAGAATAAGCGAGCATGTGGCCGAGTATTACGCGGTGATCCTGTTCTCGTTGGCGGGTATCATTGTGATGTTATCCTATCATAACTTAACGATGTTGTTTATCGGCATCGAAATTATGTCGGTTAGTTTATACATTTTGGCAGGTATCAAGAAGAAAGATTTTGCTTCAAACGAAGCCGCTTTAAAGTACTTTTTAATGGGCGCTTTCTCTACCGGGTTTTTACTTTTCGGTATTACGCTGATCTATGGCGCTACCGGATCATTCGATTTGGAAACCATCCGCAACTGGATCATCGAGCATCCGCGCGGAGCCGATCCTCTTTTATTTACTGGGATTTTGTTGATCATTGTTGGTTTATGCTTTAAAGTAGGCGCTGCGCCATTCCATTTCTGGACGCCCGATGTTTACGAAGGCTCCCCTACCCTGATCACTGCTTTCATGTCAACCGTAGTAAAAACAGCTGGCTTTGCCGCTTTCCTGCGTTTGTTTGCTACTTGCTTTAACCCTGTTTCCGATCTTTGGATGCCTACCCTTCTGGTCATCACAATCCTCACTTTATTTATCGGGAACATTACCGCACTTTATCAGCAGAGCTTTAAACGCATGCTGGCTTTTTCGAGTATATCACACGCAGGCTATATGTTGTTTGCTATTGTAGCTTTAGGTGCCAACTCATCAAATGCGGTGTTTGTATATGCCACGGCTTACTCTATCGCCTCTATCATCGCGTTTGGGGTATTGATATTGGTGCAGCAACAAGCCGGCAGCGATAACTTTACCAGCTTTGATGGCTTAGCTAAAAAGAATCCTTTTCTGGCCTTTGTATTAACTATTGCCATGTTATCGTTGGCTGGTATCCCCTTAACGGCAGGTTTTATAGGTAAGTTCTTCATGTTCTCAAGCGCCTTGTCGCAATTCCAAATAGCATTGGTAGTTATCGCCGTCATCAATGCCATCATCAGTATTTATTATTATTTCAGGGTTATTGTGGCCATGTACTTCCACTCTGCCGAGCGCACCGAATTAGCAGTTCCTGGGTATTTTACCTTTGTTTTGGCGGTATCGGCCCTGGTTACTATCCTGATAGGTATTTACCCGGTTTTATTGACCAACTTAATTTAA
- a CDS encoding DedA family protein has protein sequence MESFWDHLQSLTDAQSIISQGGFYLLLVVVFAETGVFFGFFLPGDYLLFLAGLLCATGLLNVPIYILVSSLIVSGFLGNYVGYWFGYRTGHILFSKDDSFFFKKRYVHIAESFYNKHGGMALVLGRFFPIIRTFAPIFAGVVRVDFKKFSLYNLIGSVAWVTTLTLSGYYLGRKYPDLKNYLQYIVIGLIVITTIPLIFAFLKSKLTKNTNDEIKTNT, from the coding sequence ATGGAAAGTTTCTGGGACCACCTGCAAAGTTTAACTGACGCTCAGTCTATTATAAGTCAGGGCGGCTTTTACTTGTTACTTGTTGTTGTTTTCGCCGAAACAGGAGTTTTTTTCGGTTTTTTTTTACCGGGCGACTATCTCTTATTTTTAGCCGGTTTATTATGCGCAACAGGGTTATTGAATGTCCCCATTTATATATTGGTTTCCAGCTTAATTGTATCCGGTTTTTTAGGCAACTACGTTGGCTATTGGTTTGGATACCGAACGGGGCATATTTTGTTTAGCAAGGACGATTCCTTCTTCTTTAAAAAGCGATACGTGCACATTGCCGAAAGCTTTTACAACAAACACGGTGGTATGGCATTGGTTTTGGGCAGGTTTTTTCCTATCATCAGAACGTTTGCGCCTATTTTTGCCGGCGTGGTAAGGGTTGATTTTAAAAAATTTAGTTTATATAATTTGATAGGCAGCGTTGCCTGGGTTACAACCCTAACGTTATCAGGCTATTACTTAGGTAGAAAATATCCTGATTTAAAAAATTATTTACAGTATATTGTAATTGGTTTAATTGTAATAACAACTATACCGCTTATTTTTGCCTTTTTAAAGAGTAAGCTGACGAAGAATACAAACGACGAAATAAAAACAAATACATAA
- a CDS encoding DUF4197 domain-containing protein: protein MKILRLLTLIGALIIGTDIQSSGQGFQSILQKLTGKSTSTTTKGTPTTLEIGSALKQALEQGTTKSTDQLSALNGFFGNAAVKILFPPEAQKVERTLRSLGLNQLCDNVILSLNRAAEDAAGQAKPIFIDAVKQMTLQDVTNILLGSNDAATQYFKRTTTTALADKFRPVIQASLTKVGATKYYNEVASTYNKVPFVSKVNPDISDYVTQKAISGLFIQIAAEEINIRQNLGARTTPLLQKVFAFADKNKK from the coding sequence ATGAAGATATTACGTTTGCTTACGCTGATTGGTGCATTGATTATAGGTACAGACATCCAGTCGTCCGGCCAGGGATTTCAATCTATACTGCAAAAACTCACCGGGAAATCAACCTCCACAACAACGAAAGGAACACCTACTACGCTCGAAATAGGCTCCGCGTTAAAACAGGCACTGGAACAGGGAACCACCAAAAGCACCGACCAGCTATCTGCCTTAAACGGTTTTTTTGGCAACGCGGCCGTTAAAATACTTTTCCCGCCCGAAGCCCAAAAGGTTGAGAGAACATTAAGATCACTCGGCTTAAACCAATTATGCGATAACGTAATACTCTCGCTCAACCGTGCAGCCGAAGATGCAGCAGGACAAGCAAAACCCATTTTTATAGACGCTGTTAAACAAATGACATTGCAAGATGTAACCAACATTTTGTTAGGCAGCAACGATGCAGCTACACAGTATTTTAAACGCACAACCACTACAGCATTAGCTGATAAATTTAGGCCGGTAATACAAGCGAGCCTCACTAAGGTAGGTGCTACCAAATATTACAACGAGGTGGCTTCAACTTACAATAAAGTACCTTTTGTGAGCAAGGTAAATCCCGATATCAGTGATTATGTTACCCAAAAAGCCATATCCGGTTTGTTTATCCAAATTGCCGCCGAAGAAATTAATATCCGCCAAAACCTGGGAGCTCGTACCACGCCGCTTTTACAAAAGGTTTTCGCTTTCGCGGATAAGAATAAAAAGTAA
- a CDS encoding inorganic diphosphatase: protein MSTQHPWHQVSPGENIPTIVNAIIEIPKGSKAKYEIDKESGLLKLDRILFSSVMYPANYGFIPQTYCDDKDPLDVLVICSADVYPMSIIEAQVIGVMHMIDNGEQDDKIIAVAKNDMSVNYINELTELPPHTMKEIVRFFQDYKKLEGKNVTIEHLMGQRYAYKVITEAMDLYKATFPTYQ, encoded by the coding sequence ATGAGTACACAACACCCTTGGCACCAGGTTTCTCCAGGTGAGAATATTCCAACCATTGTTAACGCTATTATTGAGATACCAAAAGGATCTAAAGCTAAATACGAGATAGACAAGGAGTCTGGCCTGTTGAAGTTGGACAGAATATTGTTTTCATCGGTGATGTACCCGGCAAACTACGGTTTTATACCCCAAACCTATTGCGACGATAAGGATCCGCTTGACGTATTGGTAATTTGCTCGGCAGATGTTTACCCCATGTCTATCATTGAGGCGCAGGTAATCGGTGTGATGCACATGATTGATAATGGTGAGCAGGATGATAAAATCATTGCGGTAGCAAAAAACGATATGTCTGTTAATTACATCAACGAGTTAACTGAGCTTCCGCCGCATACCATGAAAGAGATAGTACGATTTTTCCAGGATTACAAAAAGCTTGAAGGTAAAAACGTAACCATTGAGCATTTGATGGGACAGCGTTATGCCTACAAGGTTATAACCGAAGCAATGGACCTTTATAAGGCCACATTTCCAACTTATCAATAA
- a CDS encoding inorganic phosphate transporter: MTLLLVVVIILAIVFDFINGFHDAANSIATVVSTKVLSPFMAVLWAAAFNFLAYFLIKDHKVANTIAKTVHEHFITLDVILAGLIAAITWNLITWWFGIPSSSSHTLIGGFAGAGMTNALFMHENAFSAVNSAPIIKIVAFIFLAPIIGSIIGFAINIAILHICKNARPAKAEVWFKRLQLVSSGALSFAHGGNDAQKVMGIIYVALVASNVVAKDAPMPEWIPLVCYSAIAFGTMSGGWKIVKTMGSKITKVTPLEGVSAETAGAVTLFLTEYFAIPVSTTHTITGSIIGVGLTKRVSAVRWGVTLNLIWAWIITIPISALIAGLVFALVKNF; the protein is encoded by the coding sequence ATGACCTTATTGCTGGTTGTAGTAATCATCTTAGCCATCGTGTTCGATTTTATTAACGGATTTCACGATGCAGCAAACTCTATTGCTACCGTAGTATCTACCAAAGTACTTTCGCCTTTTATGGCGGTGCTATGGGCAGCGGCGTTTAACTTTTTGGCTTACTTTCTTATTAAGGATCATAAAGTAGCCAATACCATCGCCAAAACCGTTCACGAGCATTTTATTACCCTCGACGTTATATTGGCAGGTTTAATTGCCGCCATTACCTGGAACCTCATCACCTGGTGGTTCGGAATTCCTTCAAGTTCATCACATACCTTAATTGGAGGCTTTGCAGGGGCGGGGATGACCAATGCTTTATTTATGCACGAAAACGCCTTTAGCGCAGTAAATTCAGCACCCATTATCAAGATAGTCGCTTTTATATTTTTAGCGCCAATTATCGGTAGCATCATCGGCTTTGCTATCAACATTGCTATATTGCATATCTGCAAAAACGCCCGGCCCGCAAAGGCCGAAGTATGGTTTAAGCGCTTACAACTGGTATCATCAGGCGCTTTAAGCTTTGCACACGGTGGTAACGATGCCCAAAAAGTAATGGGTATTATTTACGTTGCCCTGGTTGCATCAAACGTAGTTGCCAAAGATGCGCCTATGCCCGAGTGGATCCCTCTTGTTTGTTATTCTGCAATCGCTTTCGGCACCATGTCGGGTGGTTGGAAAATCGTAAAAACAATGGGTTCTAAAATCACCAAGGTTACCCCTTTAGAGGGCGTAAGTGCCGAAACGGCCGGTGCAGTTACCTTATTTTTAACCGAGTATTTCGCTATACCTGTTTCTACAACCCATACCATAACCGGTTCTATCATTGGGGTTGGCTTAACTAAAAGGGTATCGGCGGTGCGCTGGGGGGTTACCCTTAACCTGATCTGGGCCTGGATAATTACCATCCCGATATCAGCGTTAATTGCCGGACTGGTTTTTGCTTTGGTAAAAAACTTTTAA
- a CDS encoding DUF47 domain-containing protein, translating into MSLNSIFQYFVPKDRKVFFPLFEQAANNVVAIATVLVETVNSNNPATRDELYKQIDKLENIGDELTHQIYIELGKNFITPFDREDIHALATAIDDVADNIQGAANRMNLYRIDDFTVPIRKLADLILQGSIDMEKAVRELKDLKNVRNIADSCIRINSVENQADYVFDRAVADLFLYEKDAIKLIKYKEILATLENATDMCEDAANVMETILVKNA; encoded by the coding sequence ATGTCGCTAAACAGTATATTTCAATATTTTGTCCCTAAAGACAGAAAAGTGTTTTTTCCATTATTTGAGCAAGCGGCTAACAATGTAGTGGCCATCGCCACCGTTTTGGTTGAAACCGTAAATTCCAATAACCCAGCTACCCGCGACGAGCTTTACAAACAAATTGACAAACTGGAAAACATTGGCGACGAGCTTACCCACCAGATTTATATTGAACTGGGCAAAAACTTTATAACCCCTTTTGACAGGGAAGATATCCATGCTTTGGCTACAGCTATTGATGATGTGGCCGACAATATTCAAGGTGCCGCCAACCGGATGAACCTTTATCGCATTGATGATTTTACAGTACCCATCCGCAAACTGGCCGATTTGATATTGCAGGGCAGCATTGATATGGAGAAAGCCGTGAGGGAGTTAAAGGATCTGAAAAATGTGAGAAACATTGCCGACTCCTGTATCCGCATCAACAGTGTGGAAAACCAGGCCGATTATGTTTTCGACAGGGCGGTTGCAGATCTTTTTTTATACGAGAAAGACGCCATTAAACTGATTAAATACAAAGAAATTTTAGCTACGCTGGAGAATGCGACAGATATGTGTGAGGACGCAGCTAATGTAATGGAAACCATTTTAGTAAAAAACGCATAA
- a CDS encoding acetyl-CoA carboxylase biotin carboxyl carrier protein subunit produces MYKIKVNGKFDYELENKSGKVTLNGGDIAADMVKFDNNNYHVLLRYQSYQVEVVDFDQTNKTASIKVNGNVYRLEAKDQFDALLEQLGLNNLNSNKISDIKAPMPGLVLKVLVAEGDEVKKGESLFVLEAMKMENIIKAPADAVVKTIKIKPADKVEKGQLLILFK; encoded by the coding sequence ATGTATAAGATTAAGGTAAACGGGAAATTTGATTACGAGCTGGAAAACAAATCGGGTAAGGTAACCCTGAACGGCGGCGATATAGCAGCCGATATGGTTAAATTCGATAACAATAATTATCACGTTTTACTTCGTTATCAATCGTATCAGGTTGAAGTAGTTGATTTTGATCAAACCAATAAAACGGCATCGATAAAGGTGAACGGTAACGTTTACCGCCTTGAGGCTAAAGACCAGTTTGATGCCTTATTGGAGCAACTTGGATTAAATAATCTGAATAGCAATAAAATAAGCGATATAAAAGCGCCAATGCCAGGCCTGGTACTCAAAGTATTGGTTGCCGAAGGTGATGAGGTGAAAAAAGGAGAAAGCCTTTTTGTACTGGAGGCGATGAAAATGGAAAACATTATTAAGGCACCGGCTGATGCTGTTGTGAAAACCATTAAAATAAAGCCTGCCGATAAGGTTGAAAAGGGGCAGCTGCTGATTTTGTTTAAATAG
- a CDS encoding 16S rRNA (uracil(1498)-N(3))-methyltransferase, with amino-acid sequence MQLFYTPDITDSPIYFLSEEESKHCIRVLRLQMGDHVQLIDGHGGLYEAEIVDAHPKKVALKLLSLQNEFGRRNHYLHIAVAPTKNLERLEWFLEKATEIGIDEISLMICQRSERKEAKAERLNKIITSAIKQSLKAYHPLLNEVTPFQKLINQPFDGQKFIAHCEPGDKAELSSLLKLQGCYLILIGPEGDFSPKEIEDALQNGFEPITLGNSRLRTETAALEACFEINFLNR; translated from the coding sequence ATGCAACTTTTTTATACACCTGATATTACCGATTCGCCTATTTATTTTTTGAGCGAAGAGGAAAGCAAACACTGCATTAGGGTATTGCGTTTGCAAATGGGCGACCACGTTCAACTGATTGATGGCCATGGAGGTTTGTACGAGGCCGAAATTGTTGATGCTCATCCTAAAAAAGTAGCACTCAAGTTATTATCGCTTCAGAACGAATTTGGCAGGCGGAATCATTATCTTCATATTGCGGTTGCACCTACCAAAAACCTGGAAAGGCTGGAGTGGTTTTTAGAAAAAGCCACCGAAATTGGTATCGACGAGATCTCGCTCATGATTTGCCAGCGTTCGGAACGTAAAGAGGCCAAGGCCGAAAGATTGAATAAGATCATCACTTCTGCTATTAAACAATCACTTAAGGCCTACCATCCCTTATTAAATGAGGTTACACCGTTTCAAAAACTGATCAACCAGCCTTTTGACGGGCAAAAGTTTATTGCGCACTGCGAGCCCGGCGACAAAGCTGAGTTAAGCAGCTTGTTAAAGCTACAGGGCTGCTACCTGATTTTAATTGGCCCCGAAGGTGATTTTTCGCCAAAAGAAATTGAAGATGCTTTGCAAAATGGATTTGAACCAATAACTTTAGGAAATAGTCGTTTAAGAACAGAAACGGCCGCACTGGAAGCTTGCTTCGAGATCAATTTTTTAAACCGCTGA